A DNA window from Vigna angularis cultivar LongXiaoDou No.4 chromosome 1, ASM1680809v1, whole genome shotgun sequence contains the following coding sequences:
- the LOC128194777 gene encoding uncharacterized protein LOC128194777: MVIGLPKMNIPETVCKECVQCKQTRGVFQKFLRQKSARKLEVIYSDVCGPIQVETLGSSRYFLLFIDDWTGKCWVYLLKRKGEVLHMFQKFKNVVERERKKKLKVLRTDGGGEYTSTDFKYYCEREGIVHEVTPPYTLQHNGAAERKNRTILNMVRRMLKSKGMPSFLWGEVVLIATYILNLSPTKRLDGITPKEAWTGVKPDVKYLKIFGSLCYRHVPDQLRKKLDDKGVSLILWDSSEKEGPTIVLEDPTVEADACKREERIRRSSRITQLPTHLRDYDLAYDATISSEGNFVHYALIAEVEPVEFDQAIRDKRWYKAIYKARLVAKGFLQQAGIDYGEVFAPVNLFDVKYAFLNDNLEEEVYVVHPQGFEDKRHPDKVYRLKKALYGLKQAPKAWNQRIDGFMSSIGFEKCASEHGVYVQGCQRNGREEKLIVCLYVDDLLITRSSEEKIIDLKVQMLQEFEISDLGRLSYFLGIEFTKTDGGILMHQSRYALDMLTKFDMLHCNSANTPAEMNLKLEKDPEEEVVDPTEYRKMVGSLRYLCNTRPDISCNVGLISRFMKNPRISHLNVVKRILRYLKGTYNLGLLLPQGEPEGEVRINAYSDSD, from the exons ATGGTAATTGGCTTACCAAAGATGAACATTCCAGAAACAGTGTGCAAGGAGTGTGTTCAATGCAAACAGACTAGGggtgtttttcaaaaatttctaCGACAGAAATCTGCAAGGAAGCTTGAGGTGATCTATTCAGATGTGTGTGGTCCTATACAAGTTGAAACACTTGGAAGCAGCAGGTATTTCTTATTGTTCATTGATGATTGGACTGGAAAATGTTGGGtatatttgttaaaaagaaAGGGGGAGGTGTTACATATgtttcagaaatttaaaaatgttgttgaaagggaaagaaagaagaagctgAAAGTCTTGAGAACAGATGGAGGAGGAGAGTATACCTCCACTGATTTCAAATACTACTGTGAAAGAGAGGGAATAGTTCATGAAGTCACCCCTCCTTACACACTACAACACAATGGGGCagcagagagaaagaatagaaccATATTGAATATGGTTAGGCGCATGCTGAAGAGTAAAGGGATGCCTAGTTTTCTATGGGGTGAGGTTGTGCTGATAGCCACCTACATCCTGAATCTATCTCCAACAAAGAGACTGGATGGTATAACACCGAAGGAGGCCTGGACAGGAGTGAAACCAGATGTCAAATATCTGAAAATTTTTGGTTCTCTATGCTACAGACACGTACCTGATcaattgaggaagaaactagATGATAAAGGGGTTTCATTGATTCTG TGGGATTCAAGTGAAAAAGAAGGACCAACCATTGTGTTGGAGGATCCAACAGTGGAGGCAGATGCATGCAAGAGGGAGGAGAGAATTAGAAGATCATCTAGAATCACTCAGCTGCCAACACACCTGAGAGATTATGATCTAGCCTATGATGCAACCATTTCATCAGAAGGTAATTTTGTTCACTATGCCTTAATAGCAGAAGTTGAACCAGTGGAGTTTGATCAAGCAATAAGGGATAAAAGGTGGTACAAGGCTAT ATACAAGGCCAGATTGGTGGCTAAAGGGTTCTTACAGCAGGCTGGAATAGACTATGGAGAGGTGTTTGCACCTGTtaatctctttg ATGTAAAGTATGCATTCTTGAATGACAACCTTGAAGAGGAAGTTTATGTTGTTCACCCTCAGGGATTTGAAGATAAGAGACATCCAGACAAAGTGTACAGATTGAAGAAGGCTCTATATGGGCTCAAACAGGCTCCAAAGGCCTGGAATCAGAGAATAGATGGGTTTATGAGCAGTATTGGGTTTGAGAAGTGTGCTTCTGAACATGGAGTGTATGTTCAGGGCTGTCAGCGTAATGGGAGAGAAGAGAAGCTGATAgtgtgtttgtatgtggatgatcTGCTAATCACAAGAAGTAGTGAGGAGAAAATCATTGATCTCAAGGTTCAAATGTTACAGGAATTTGAAATAAGTGATTTGGGGCGATTAAGTTACTTCCTTGGAATAGAATTTACCAAAACTGATGGTGGAATATTGATGCATCAGTCCAGATATGCATTAGACATGTTAACTAAGTTTGACATGCTTCATTGCAACTCTGCAAACACTCCAGCAGAGATGAATTTGAAGCTTGAAAAAGACCCTGAAGAAGAAGTTGTTGATCCTACTGAATACAGGAAGATGGTTGGAAGCCTAAGGTATCTATGTAATACTAGGCCAGACATCAGCTGCAATGTAGGTTTGATTAGCAGGTTTATGAAGAATCCAAGAATTTCGCACTTGAATGTTGTTAAACGAATCCTGAGATACTTAAAAGGTACATACAACCTTGGATTATTGTTGCCACAAGGAGAACCAGAAGGAGAGGTACGAATCAATGCCTACTCAGACTCAGATTGA